The genomic window CAAAGGTCATAGATGCGGATATGAGGGAGAACGGGGGACTCCTTAGGTATGATGACCTCGCTCTCATACCCCTTCCCATAGAGAGAAAGCCTGTTGTAGGGAGTTTCAGGGGACTCAAGGTGGTCAGCATGCCTCCTCCCGGAGCGGGTAGACCCTTGATATACGCCCTTCACATGTTTGATTCTGTCCCACCCGACGAGCTTCACAGGGAGAAGATACCTAAGGTTCACCTGCTCATTGAGGTCATAAGGGAAGCTATCCGAGAGTGGACCGGAAGACCTTACGACCCTAACCTGTATCCTCAGCTCTCCCCCAGAAGGATGCTCAGTAAAGAGTACGCCAGGAAGGTTGTAAAGAAGATAATGAGTTCAATAGAGATACACCTCCCTATACATGAAACTTACGACGAGTTCAAAGGGGAGACCACCCACCTGTCAGTTATGGATTCTAAGGGTATGGTGGTGAGCCTCACCCAGTCCATAGAGCGGGTTTACGGTAGCAAAGCCGCCGCCGAAGGTCTCGGATTCCTTTATAACAACTACCTTATGGACTATGAATACGAAAAGGTTGACCACCCCTACTACCTTAGACCCAACTCCATACCCTGGGCAAGCGTTGCACCGACAATCGTATTCTTAGGAGATAAACCATGGCTTGTAATGGGAAGCCCAGGAAGCGAGCGGATATTCTCTGTCCTCACCCAGTTTCTTATAAACATAGTTGATGTGGGCATGTCCATAGACAAAGCAGTAGGCGAGAAGAGAATTCACTCCTCCCTTGGAGGACTGGTAAGCGTTGAGGAAGATGGCTTTGATGAAGAGGTCCTAAGTTACCTTAAAAGAGAGGGTTACAGGGTAAGGATAAAGGACTCCTTCTTCTTTGGCTCAATACAGGCTATCCTCAAGACGAGGAGGGGAACATTCCAAGGGGTTGCAGACCCAAGAAGAGATGGTACTGCGGAGGGGTTTTGATGTTTCCTTGCCTTCTGTCCATACCCCACGGAGGGACGGAGGTTCCCAAGGAAGTTGAAAACCTTTTAATCTTATCACCCGAAGACCTCCTTGAAGATGGAGACCCTTTCACTCAAGAGCTTTACGACCTTGATGCTATTTCAAAGGTTGTTATGAAAGTTGCCAGAGCCATAGTTGATGTAAACAGGGCGCCCAACGACCTACCACCGGAGAACCCAGATGGTGTTTTAAAGACAGAGACCGCTTTCGGAAAGCGAGTATACAGGACGTTTCCCAGCAGGGAGCTAATGGAGGAGCTTCTCAGAAAGTATTACTACCCTTACCACAGGAGAATTCAGGAGGAACTGGATAAAGAGGAAGTACTTATAGCCTTTGATTGCCACTCAATGGCTCCTGTAGCACCCAAGATAGCACCAGACAAGGGGAAGAGACCAGCCTTTTGTTTAGGAGACGCCCACGGTAGGGCATGTCCAAGAGACTTAACTGAGCTTCTGAAAAAATGTCTGATGGAAGTCTTTGAGCTTCCTGACAAGGAAGTCACTATAAACTTACCCTTTGCAGGAGGCTACATAACCAGAACCTACGGGCTAAAACGAAAACCCTGGATACAGATAGAAACAAGAAGAGACCTTTATATGAACTGGGATAAGCTTAAAAAAGACGATAGAAAACTTCTTAAAGTAAGGAGGAAGCTATCCCTTAGTCTGAGCCTGTTCTTTGACAGAGCTTACCTTTAAAATAATTACATGCTGATAAAGCACTTCTCCGATAAAGACCATTTCTACAGGTTCTTAAAAAACAGGGTTGGTGTGTTCTTCAAGGAAGCCGAGGATAGAGCCTTTGAAGGGGTCTTTCACTGCCTCTACTTTGAGTTCACCGAAAATCCGGAACCTATATTCCTATCCGCTCAGAAGAGCTGTATCTCCGTCTTTTCAAACGGAGAAAAGTTCCTTTTATGTGGCAGCGAATCCAACATAAGAAACTTCTGTTCCGAGCTGGTAAGCTACACTGAGACGAAGAGCTTAGCAAGGGAAATACTTGAAGCCTTCATAAGGTACAGGAAGAAAAACTTTCAAATCCAGTATAACAGAAAGATTTTGCCTCTTGGTCTGAAGACAGCAATAATGGGAGTCCTCAACGTCACTCCCGATTCCTTTTCTGACGGAGGACTCTACTCCAAACCAGAGGAAGCCCTAAAAAGGGCTATCCAGATGTACGAGGAAGGCGCTGAGATAATTGACATAGGTGGGGAATCAACGAGACCGGGTTCTGAGAGAATCCCTGCAGAGGAAGAACTCAAAAGGGTTCTCCCAGCTCTTAAACTTATAAGAAAGGAGCTTCCGGAGGCGTGGATATCCGTAGATACTTACAAGTCCGAGGTAGCAAAGGCTTGCCTTGAAGAAGGAGCTGACATCATAAACGACGTGAGCGGTGGCACCTTTGATGAAAAAATTTTTGAGGTCATATCAGAGTATGGCTGCCCTTACGTCCTGACCCATATAAAAGGCAGACCCGAAACCTGGAAAACAGAGCCTATAGTTTACGAAGATGTGATGAATGAAATGGTAAGTTGGTTCAAAGTAAGGCTGGAAAGGATAAGAGAGCTGGGTTATAGAAGGGAAGAGAATCTTATCCTTGACCCAGGGATAGGATTTGGGAAACTTCCAGAGCACAACATAGAGATTCTCAGGAGGTTTGAAGAGCTAAAGGTATTCGGTAAACCTCTTATGGTTGGTGTCTCAAGAAAGTCCTTCATAGGACTCGTCCTGGAAGGTTTCCTCAACAGAAAAACCCAGCCAAAAGAGAGACTGTACGGAAGCTTGGGAGCAGTTGCTCCAGCCGTAATCCAGGGAGCCCATATAGTAAGGGTACATGACGTAAGGGAGACGAGAGAGTTTTTAGCCTTGATTGATGCGGTGAGGACCTACGATGTTTTTTGAACTCCTTAAAGAGCTCTTCGGTTTCAGAGACATTATAGATATCATCACCGTAGCCCTTTTTATTTACGGGATAATCTATTTCTTAGCGGT from Hydrogenivirga caldilitoris includes these protein-coding regions:
- a CDS encoding gamma-glutamyltransferase family protein is translated as MLDLESIEGGFSPSGNGKFTEAENCMVSTAHPEATKAGVEMLRAGGNAVDAACAAALALSVCEPQASGIGGQTMMLIYTGKKVIAIDGSSRAPSLAHVNAIYREDREVGYRATTVPSTLAVLGYVHRKYGSLPWSLICEHAIRVAYEGYPITELQHRLQLRELENFKKVESFSGGRYFLKDGKPYKPGDIFKQPDLGKLLEDIAANGFEYFYQGKPAKVIDADMRENGGLLRYDDLALIPLPIERKPVVGSFRGLKVVSMPPPGAGRPLIYALHMFDSVPPDELHREKIPKVHLLIEVIREAIREWTGRPYDPNLYPQLSPRRMLSKEYARKVVKKIMSSIEIHLPIHETYDEFKGETTHLSVMDSKGMVVSLTQSIERVYGSKAAAEGLGFLYNNYLMDYEYEKVDHPYYLRPNSIPWASVAPTIVFLGDKPWLVMGSPGSERIFSVLTQFLINIVDVGMSIDKAVGEKRIHSSLGGLVSVEEDGFDEEVLSYLKREGYRVRIKDSFFFGSIQAILKTRRGTFQGVADPRRDGTAEGF
- a CDS encoding N-formylglutamate amidohydrolase, which produces MFPCLLSIPHGGTEVPKEVENLLILSPEDLLEDGDPFTQELYDLDAISKVVMKVARAIVDVNRAPNDLPPENPDGVLKTETAFGKRVYRTFPSRELMEELLRKYYYPYHRRIQEELDKEEVLIAFDCHSMAPVAPKIAPDKGKRPAFCLGDAHGRACPRDLTELLKKCLMEVFELPDKEVTINLPFAGGYITRTYGLKRKPWIQIETRRDLYMNWDKLKKDDRKLLKVRRKLSLSLSLFFDRAYL
- the folP gene encoding dihydropteroate synthase; translated protein: MLIKHFSDKDHFYRFLKNRVGVFFKEAEDRAFEGVFHCLYFEFTENPEPIFLSAQKSCISVFSNGEKFLLCGSESNIRNFCSELVSYTETKSLAREILEAFIRYRKKNFQIQYNRKILPLGLKTAIMGVLNVTPDSFSDGGLYSKPEEALKRAIQMYEEGAEIIDIGGESTRPGSERIPAEEELKRVLPALKLIRKELPEAWISVDTYKSEVAKACLEEGADIINDVSGGTFDEKIFEVISEYGCPYVLTHIKGRPETWKTEPIVYEDVMNEMVSWFKVRLERIRELGYRREENLILDPGIGFGKLPEHNIEILRRFEELKVFGKPLMVGVSRKSFIGLVLEGFLNRKTQPKERLYGSLGAVAPAVIQGAHIVRVHDVRETREFLALIDAVRTYDVF